The following coding sequences are from one Methanococcoides orientis window:
- a CDS encoding V-type ATP synthase subunit I, producing the protein MLKPKQMSRAVIVGHKDIMEETIEALHSSNLFHLEDYNEDGSGLKLGRPFENAGDVSKKLIQLRSISSFLGVKKSDTPKQKVNSVLNDLESKLDKLDEEVTEKTEKRSELQSRLKELETLAKDLAPFSAIPIEMELYRNYESIAVFAGTVKENVGPAISKVTSAYEMEYDQNTGTVVLFVKKEDETTVSEILSNFEFRELRIPETNGTPQTLLAGITKEEVDIQKQIEALETDVSSIKEKYSEFILASEELLTIESEKAEAPVKVATSEHTFMIDGWVPEDGVAELESIVNTATSGRAFVSVQKITKADTDIIPIEYDNPKVTRPFQEIMDLYARPKYKEIDPTALIFISFPLFYGMILGDIGYALILLTLALGIKKMVKSDAVKPLMNVLIYCQISTFLFGILYGEFLGFPLASLHTDHGTIPGLIAGFETVTLFTSPIAGELVTYPIHRTHMIMTMIAATALVGVLHINFGYLVGFVNENRKHGFAAAMFEKGSWIVVELGIILAVLGYTGTAPTQIIGIIVFLIGFVMLVKGEGVKGPIELPALLSNALSYTRLIAVGLSSIYIASTVNLIAFDMILPQGGIIAAVGAILVFIFGHALNTVLSIIAPGLHALRLQYVEFFGKFYEGGGRKYNPFGYIRKYTEE; encoded by the coding sequence ATGCTTAAGCCAAAACAGATGAGTCGTGCCGTCATTGTAGGCCACAAGGACATCATGGAAGAAACCATTGAAGCTCTTCATAGCAGCAATCTTTTCCACCTTGAGGATTACAATGAGGACGGTTCCGGACTCAAACTTGGCAGACCTTTCGAAAACGCAGGTGATGTTTCTAAGAAGCTTATTCAGTTAAGATCGATCTCATCCTTCCTTGGTGTAAAAAAATCAGATACCCCTAAGCAGAAGGTTAACTCTGTTTTAAACGACCTTGAATCCAAACTTGATAAACTGGATGAAGAGGTTACTGAAAAAACAGAAAAGCGGTCAGAACTGCAATCACGATTAAAGGAACTTGAAACACTGGCGAAAGACCTTGCGCCATTCTCAGCAATTCCAATAGAGATGGAATTGTACCGCAATTATGAGAGCATCGCAGTCTTTGCAGGTACTGTCAAGGAAAATGTTGGTCCTGCTATCTCAAAGGTTACATCAGCCTACGAGATGGAATATGACCAGAATACCGGAACTGTAGTATTGTTTGTCAAGAAAGAAGACGAAACAACCGTTTCAGAAATACTTTCAAACTTTGAGTTCAGAGAACTTAGGATCCCTGAAACAAATGGCACTCCACAAACATTACTTGCAGGCATTACAAAAGAAGAAGTAGATATCCAGAAACAGATCGAAGCACTGGAAACAGACGTATCATCGATCAAAGAGAAATATTCTGAATTCATACTTGCAAGTGAAGAACTGCTTACTATCGAATCCGAAAAAGCAGAAGCTCCTGTCAAAGTTGCGACATCTGAGCACACATTCATGATAGATGGATGGGTACCGGAAGATGGCGTTGCAGAACTTGAGAGCATCGTAAACACTGCAACAAGCGGACGAGCTTTTGTATCAGTACAAAAGATCACAAAGGCAGATACGGACATCATACCAATCGAGTATGACAATCCAAAGGTCACAAGACCATTCCAGGAAATAATGGATCTTTATGCCCGGCCAAAGTACAAGGAGATCGACCCAACTGCACTGATATTCATATCATTCCCACTTTTCTATGGAATGATCCTTGGTGATATTGGGTACGCATTGATCCTTTTGACACTTGCCCTTGGAATAAAGAAGATGGTCAAGTCAGATGCTGTAAAGCCTTTGATGAACGTGCTTATCTACTGTCAGATATCAACATTTTTATTTGGTATCCTTTACGGCGAGTTCCTTGGATTCCCGCTTGCGAGTTTACACACCGATCACGGCACTATTCCCGGATTGATAGCAGGATTTGAAACGGTAACACTTTTCACATCCCCGATCGCCGGAGAATTGGTCACATATCCGATCCACAGAACACACATGATTATGACAATGATCGCTGCAACAGCACTTGTCGGTGTACTCCACATCAATTTCGGATATTTGGTTGGATTCGTAAACGAGAATAGAAAACACGGTTTCGCTGCAGCAATGTTTGAAAAAGGCAGCTGGATCGTAGTAGAACTTGGAATAATCTTAGCAGTACTCGGTTACACCGGTACCGCACCTACACAGATAATAGGTATCATAGTGTTCCTTATAGGATTCGTCATGCTCGTAAAAGGAGAAGGCGTTAAAGGACCTATTGAATTACCCGCACTTTTAAGTAATGCACTTTCCTACACTCGTTTAATAGCAGTAGGATTGTCATCAATTTATATTGCATCTACTGTCAATCTCATAGCTTTTGATATGATCTTGCCACAAGGCGGTATCATAGCAGCAGTAGGTGCAATATTAGTATTCATATTCGGACATGCGTTAAACACAGTCCTGAGTATAATAGCCCCTGGATTACATGCACTCAGGTTGCAGTATGTAGAGTTTTTCGGTAAATTCTACGAAGGTGGCGGAAGAAAATACAACCCATTCGGTTATATAAGAAAATACACGGAGGAATGA
- a CDS encoding CcmD family protein → MALGIQALQTAFVITWIVLISYIIYLIYNRSQLVSKIRKLK, encoded by the coding sequence ATGGCACTGGGAATACAGGCATTGCAGACAGCTTTTGTAATTACATGGATAGTGCTGATATCATACATTATTTATCTCATATACAACCGTTCACAATTGGTTTCCAAAATCCGGAAGCTTAAATGA
- a CDS encoding V-type ATP synthase subunit C, producing the protein MRLLQKFKKKSSPNHSGSASNYAYATARVRAMKSNLLPKETYPRLMNMGIDEITRFIEESQYKQDVDELARVYDGVDLFEHALNRNLGVTFRKIINISEGELNYLISEYLRKYDIWSIKTILRGKYCNASLEEINDSLVSAGQLSYTFLSSLAEKESYESVIDALSGTDYYPILKGYDGTNLSAIENQLDKEYYNGLFNAIGNPGSNDRKLFSKFIRTEIDIKNLSTLFRLKKADVSEDEIADLILDGGLHLSMREIEKLLPLPFSELINSLEKYPYWEDISGIVSPEMDSLVDLETQLTRYSIKSAASFSHVYPLSIVPIMDYVLNKKNEVNNLRIILRGKAANLDEEIIRNQLVI; encoded by the coding sequence ATGCGGCTTTTGCAAAAATTTAAAAAGAAAAGTAGTCCGAATCATAGCGGAAGTGCCTCCAATTATGCTTATGCGACTGCACGTGTTCGGGCGATGAAGAGCAATCTTCTTCCAAAGGAGACCTATCCCCGACTTATGAACATGGGCATTGATGAGATCACACGTTTCATCGAAGAGTCACAATATAAGCAGGATGTCGACGAACTGGCAAGAGTATATGACGGCGTAGATCTGTTCGAGCATGCATTGAACAGAAACCTGGGCGTCACTTTTAGAAAGATTATCAACATTTCAGAAGGCGAGTTGAACTATCTTATCTCAGAATATTTAAGGAAATATGATATATGGAGCATCAAAACGATCCTACGTGGAAAGTATTGTAATGCGTCATTAGAAGAGATCAATGATAGTCTCGTATCAGCCGGACAACTGTCTTATACATTTTTGTCAAGCCTTGCAGAAAAAGAATCCTATGAAAGCGTCATTGATGCTCTCAGTGGAACCGATTATTACCCGATATTAAAAGGATATGATGGGACAAACCTCTCTGCTATTGAAAATCAGCTTGACAAAGAGTACTATAACGGACTGTTCAATGCGATCGGCAATCCAGGTTCCAATGACCGTAAGCTGTTCTCAAAGTTCATCCGCACAGAGATCGACATAAAGAATCTCAGTACACTCTTTAGATTAAAGAAAGCAGATGTCAGCGAAGACGAAATTGCAGACCTCATTCTTGATGGTGGTCTTCATTTGAGTATGAGAGAGATCGAAAAGCTATTGCCTCTTCCTTTCAGTGAATTAATCAATTCACTTGAAAAATATCCATATTGGGAAGATATCTCTGGCATAGTGAGCCCGGAAATGGATTCACTGGTAGATCTGGAAACTCAACTTACAAGATACAGCATCAAATCCGCTGCAAGCTTTTCACATGTGTATCCACTATCCATTGTTCCGATCATGGACTATGTCCTGAACAAGAAGAATGAAGTGAACAACCTACGCATCATACTGCGTGGAAAAGCAGCGAATCTTGATGAGGAAATAATCAGGAACCAGTTGGTGATCTAA
- a CDS encoding V-type ATP synthase subunit E encodes MGLETVIKDIMDAAQAEVTMINADADSEVSQILDEARQTAKNIMGDRLAKAEDDIKRLRQQETSSANLEVKRAMLNARKEVLDKVYSDAVESIVALPAEKQEELLKAIIGENEGNGSKIYSNKDSEELVRKLSSLEYAGNVDCIGGVVIENDDGTVRLDYTYDIILKNVNEQSLKQTSDILFG; translated from the coding sequence ATGGGACTCGAAACAGTTATTAAAGATATCATGGATGCCGCACAGGCAGAAGTTACCATGATCAATGCAGATGCTGATTCAGAAGTATCACAGATACTTGATGAAGCAAGGCAGACTGCAAAGAATATCATGGGCGACCGCTTGGCAAAAGCAGAAGATGATATCAAAAGATTACGTCAGCAAGAGACATCCAGTGCAAACCTTGAAGTCAAGCGTGCAATGCTTAATGCCCGCAAAGAAGTCCTTGATAAAGTATACAGCGATGCAGTAGAGTCAATTGTAGCTCTCCCTGCTGAAAAACAGGAAGAGTTGTTGAAAGCCATCATTGGAGAAAATGAAGGTAACGGCAGCAAAATATATTCTAACAAAGACTCTGAGGAACTTGTCCGAAAACTCTCTTCATTGGAATATGCCGGCAATGTCGATTGTATTGGTGGCGTAGTCATTGAGAACGATGATGGGACAGTTCGTCTGGATTATACATATGACATAATCTTGAAGAATGTTAATGAGCAATCATTGAAACAAACATCTGATATTTTGTTCGGGTGA
- a CDS encoding ATP synthase subunit A: MEVNGEIYRVAGPVVTVTGIKPKMYDVVKIGHEGLMGEVIKIQGEKATVQVYEDTSGIKPGEPVVNTGLPLAVELGPGLLESIYDGIQRPLPVLQEKMGNFIERGVTANGLDRERTWEFKPTVSKGDVVEGGSVIGVVQETENIEHKIMLPPTVSGTVEEIKSGSFKVDETVCVLADGTELPMMQKWPVRGPRPVAKKLMPSKPLITGQRILDGMFPVAKGGTAAIPGPFGSGKTVTQQQLAKWSDTDIVVYIGCGERGNEMADVLNEFPELEDPKTGRPLMERTVLIANTSNMPVAAREASVYTGITIAEYYRDMGYDVSLMADSSSRWAEAMREISSRLEEMPGEEGYPAYLSARLSEFYERAGSVNSLAGLDGSITVIGAVSPPGGDFSEPVTQNTLRIVKVFWALDAKLSQKRHFPSINWLTSYSLYTQGLADWFSENVAPDWTELRDNAMDLLQQESELQEIVQLVGSDALPEDQQLTLEIARMVREYFLQQNAFHPVDTYCPFDKQYKLLKSITKYGEMATAALEAGVPMNKIITIESKDELAKVKFEEDFEGALDTVMTKMDKEFAQLGGN, from the coding sequence GTGGAAGTAAATGGTGAAATTTATCGTGTGGCAGGACCGGTCGTCACAGTTACAGGAATTAAACCGAAAATGTACGATGTGGTCAAGATAGGCCACGAAGGACTGATGGGTGAAGTCATCAAGATCCAGGGCGAAAAAGCTACTGTTCAGGTATATGAGGATACATCCGGTATCAAACCGGGAGAACCTGTAGTGAACACTGGTTTGCCTTTAGCCGTGGAACTTGGACCCGGATTATTAGAAAGTATTTATGATGGTATTCAGAGACCTCTCCCTGTGTTGCAGGAAAAGATGGGCAACTTCATTGAGAGAGGAGTAACTGCAAACGGACTTGACCGTGAAAGGACATGGGAATTCAAGCCAACAGTAAGCAAAGGTGATGTTGTAGAGGGTGGAAGTGTTATTGGTGTTGTTCAGGAAACTGAAAACATCGAGCACAAGATCATGCTCCCACCAACAGTATCCGGTACAGTAGAAGAGATCAAGAGCGGAAGCTTCAAGGTCGACGAAACTGTATGTGTACTTGCTGATGGAACCGAGCTTCCAATGATGCAGAAGTGGCCTGTACGAGGTCCACGTCCTGTAGCTAAGAAACTCATGCCAAGCAAGCCTTTGATCACAGGTCAGAGGATCCTTGACGGAATGTTCCCTGTTGCAAAAGGCGGTACCGCTGCAATCCCAGGTCCATTCGGATCAGGAAAGACAGTTACACAGCAGCAGCTCGCAAAATGGAGTGACACAGATATTGTGGTCTACATTGGTTGCGGAGAGCGCGGCAACGAGATGGCTGATGTATTGAACGAGTTCCCTGAACTCGAAGATCCAAAGACTGGCCGCCCACTTATGGAAAGGACAGTTCTTATCGCAAATACATCCAACATGCCAGTAGCTGCTCGTGAAGCATCTGTTTACACTGGAATCACAATTGCAGAATATTACAGAGACATGGGATACGATGTATCACTCATGGCGGACTCAAGCTCAAGATGGGCAGAAGCAATGAGAGAGATCTCATCCAGACTTGAAGAGATGCCTGGTGAAGAAGGTTATCCAGCATATCTTTCAGCAAGGCTCTCAGAGTTCTATGAGCGTGCTGGTTCCGTGAACTCACTTGCAGGACTTGATGGTTCAATTACAGTTATTGGTGCAGTATCACCACCTGGTGGTGATTTCTCCGAGCCTGTCACACAGAACACACTTCGTATCGTTAAAGTGTTCTGGGCTCTTGACGCAAAGCTCTCACAGAAAAGACACTTCCCATCCATTAACTGGCTGACAAGTTACAGCCTGTACACCCAGGGTCTTGCAGACTGGTTCTCCGAGAACGTCGCACCTGACTGGACCGAACTCAGAGACAATGCAATGGATCTCTTACAGCAGGAATCCGAGTTGCAGGAGATCGTACAGCTCGTCGGTTCAGATGCACTTCCGGAAGACCAGCAGTTGACACTTGAGATCGCACGTATGGTAAGGGAATACTTCCTACAGCAGAATGCGTTCCACCCTGTCGACACATACTGTCCATTTGACAAGCAGTACAAGCTTCTCAAATCCATCACAAAGTATGGAGAGATGGCAACCGCTGCGCTTGAAGCAGGAGTTCCAATGAACAAGATAATCACTATCGAGTCCAAGGATGAACTGGCAAAAGTTAAGTTCGAAGAGGACTTTGAGGGTGCACTGGACACAGTCATGACAAAGATGGACAAAGAATTTGCTCAGCTCGGAGGCAACTGA
- a CDS encoding ATP synthase has product MVDPVATTTMMDPAGLKAIGAGLAVGLTGIASGLAERDIGSAAIGAMAENESLFGKGLILTVIPETIVIFGLVVALLIS; this is encoded by the coding sequence ATGGTAGACCCAGTAGCAACAACAACAATGATGGACCCAGCAGGATTAAAAGCAATCGGAGCAGGACTCGCAGTAGGACTCACAGGTATTGCATCCGGTCTTGCAGAGAGAGACATCGGATCAGCAGCAATCGGTGCAATGGCAGAGAACGAGAGCCTTTTCGGTAAGGGATTGATCCTTACTGTAATTCCAGAGACAATCGTCATTTTCGGTCTTGTCGTCGCACTGCTTATCAGCTAA
- the ahbD gene encoding heme b synthase — protein sequence MVKPPRLIAWELTWGCNLSCVHCRGASTSEIPEGELSTDEAKRFVDEIAEIGDPILILTGGEPLTRKDVYEVARYATDKGLRVALATNGTLLDEDVVRKLKDAGVQRVSISIDGSTAKTHDEFRGVPGAFEGAMRGIEYLKKGGLGFQINTTITKRNIGEIPDILDLATEIGAEALHIFLLVPTGRGKNLENEEIPPVEYERVLNWFYDQQKHVSIQLKATCAPHYFRIMRQRAKREGIEVSVKTHGYEAMTRGCLGGTSFCFVSSTGDVQPCGYLPVVAGNIKGQSFREIWEDSKLFTDLRDFDSLGGKCGKCGYKGVCGGCRARAYAATGDYMAEEPYCIYVPR from the coding sequence ATGGTAAAACCTCCACGACTTATCGCATGGGAACTGACATGGGGTTGCAATCTTTCTTGTGTCCATTGCAGGGGTGCATCAACCTCAGAGATACCTGAAGGTGAGCTCTCTACAGATGAGGCAAAGCGCTTCGTTGATGAGATCGCAGAAATTGGTGATCCAATCCTCATTTTGACCGGTGGGGAACCACTTACTAGAAAGGACGTTTATGAGGTCGCAAGATATGCTACTGACAAAGGCCTGCGTGTTGCTCTTGCCACGAACGGTACTCTTCTTGATGAGGACGTTGTGAGAAAGCTCAAAGATGCCGGTGTCCAGCGAGTAAGCATCAGCATTGATGGCTCGACAGCAAAGACACACGATGAGTTCCGTGGAGTACCCGGTGCATTCGAAGGTGCCATGCGTGGGATCGAATATCTCAAAAAAGGCGGTCTTGGCTTCCAGATAAATACCACTATCACAAAAAGGAACATTGGTGAGATCCCCGATATACTTGATCTGGCAACAGAGATCGGAGCAGAGGCTCTTCATATATTCCTCCTTGTTCCCACAGGCAGGGGCAAGAACCTTGAGAATGAAGAGATACCTCCGGTTGAATATGAGCGTGTTCTCAACTGGTTCTATGACCAGCAGAAGCATGTCAGTATCCAGCTTAAGGCAACCTGTGCCCCTCATTATTTCAGGATAATGCGCCAGCGTGCTAAAAGGGAAGGCATAGAGGTCAGCGTCAAAACTCATGGTTATGAGGCCATGACTCGTGGCTGTCTTGGTGGTACTAGCTTCTGCTTCGTTTCAAGCACAGGTGACGTTCAACCCTGCGGTTACCTGCCGGTTGTCGCAGGAAATATCAAGGGGCAGAGCTTCAGGGAGATCTGGGAAGATTCCAAACTGTTCACTGATCTCAGGGACTTTGACAGTCTGGGCGGAAAGTGTGGTAAATGTGGCTATAAAGGTGTATGCGGTGGATGTCGTGCCCGTGCTTATGCTGCTACCGGTGACTACATGGCCGAAGAGCCGTACTGTATATATGTGCCTCGGTAA
- a CDS encoding radical SAM protein, whose translation MRVYEKSVIKVNASTENGKVVLDIEGPLSAVASPVIKRINKIFQEEKPIRADEENIIFSTWSPPIPSTAFNRLISAQIGAVMKKRIPDQFSIGITDKCPYNCIHCGAAGIVADPELSIEEINRAVGEAIELGTYSVQFDGGETMLRSDIADMVASVDKTRAIATCFTSGFRLTPERAQDLKNAGLFATHISIDSPFESEHDRVRGREGAYQNAMDGIQNSLDAGILTDMFVVVSPDNIDDLEDFYGLAESLGMHEMSIYEIIAVGRWLEREDETISQKDVSRLEKFQKEKNMASDGPRVTAFPYFMGPDQFGCFAGRRWIHVTSGGDVMPCAYTPLAFGNIREDALADIWKRMGKHSAYKGSAEYCMMRNPEFRKEYIHTIPKDATIPLRIDLQEKN comes from the coding sequence ATGCGGGTATATGAAAAATCAGTAATCAAAGTAAATGCAAGTACAGAGAACGGAAAGGTCGTTCTGGACATCGAAGGACCCCTTTCAGCAGTCGCAAGCCCGGTTATCAAAAGGATCAATAAGATATTCCAGGAAGAAAAACCCATCAGAGCAGATGAGGAGAACATAATATTTTCCACATGGTCCCCACCGATACCAAGCACTGCCTTCAACAGGTTAATAAGTGCACAGATCGGAGCTGTCATGAAAAAGAGAATCCCCGACCAGTTCTCGATCGGCATCACTGATAAATGTCCCTACAATTGCATTCACTGTGGTGCTGCAGGTATCGTTGCAGACCCTGAACTTAGTATCGAAGAGATCAACAGGGCAGTAGGAGAAGCCATTGAGCTAGGCACCTATTCGGTACAATTCGATGGTGGCGAAACAATGCTCAGAAGTGACATTGCAGACATGGTTGCCAGTGTAGATAAGACAAGGGCCATTGCAACATGTTTCACATCCGGTTTCAGGCTGACACCTGAAAGAGCACAGGACCTGAAGAATGCCGGTCTTTTTGCAACACATATTAGCATTGATAGCCCATTTGAAAGCGAGCATGACCGCGTTCGTGGAAGAGAGGGAGCATACCAGAATGCAATGGACGGAATTCAGAATAGTCTTGATGCAGGCATCCTGACAGATATGTTCGTCGTAGTCTCCCCGGACAATATTGACGACCTCGAAGATTTCTATGGCCTGGCAGAGAGCCTTGGGATGCATGAGATGTCCATTTACGAGATCATCGCTGTTGGCAGATGGCTTGAACGCGAAGATGAGACGATCAGCCAGAAGGATGTTTCAAGGCTGGAGAAGTTCCAGAAAGAAAAGAATATGGCATCAGATGGACCAAGAGTTACGGCATTCCCTTATTTCATGGGGCCTGACCAGTTTGGCTGCTTTGCCGGCAGAAGATGGATCCACGTGACATCAGGTGGTGACGTCATGCCTTGCGCTTACACTCCGCTTGCATTTGGTAATATCAGAGAGGATGCTCTTGCAGACATATGGAAGCGCATGGGCAAACACAGTGCATACAAAGGTTCTGCAGAGTATTGCATGATGCGAAACCCGGAATTCAGGAAGGAATATATCCATACGATCCCCAAGGATGCAACTATACCTTTAAGGATCGACCTCCAGGAAAAGAACTGA
- a CDS encoding cytochrome c maturation protein CcmE domain-containing protein, with translation MDKKRKTIFTIIAIIAVMAIGLWGVDVEQGYYMVSDITADPQEHLGQKVNTMGIVKNGTLSISPEMTTFTLADAEDENYEINVEYSADLPANLAEGKSISLTGTMVSETMIDAEQIVMGCPSKYSE, from the coding sequence ATGGATAAAAAACGAAAGACGATATTCACCATAATTGCCATAATAGCAGTGATGGCGATCGGACTCTGGGGCGTAGATGTCGAGCAAGGGTACTATATGGTATCTGACATCACAGCAGATCCCCAGGAACATTTAGGCCAGAAGGTCAACACCATGGGAATTGTGAAAAATGGAACCCTTAGCATTTCACCTGAAATGACCACATTCACACTAGCAGATGCAGAAGATGAGAACTATGAGATAAATGTAGAATATTCTGCAGATCTTCCTGCAAATCTGGCAGAAGGAAAAAGTATCAGCCTGACAGGAACCATGGTATCTGAAACAATGATAGATGCAGAACAGATAGTCATGGGCTGCCCGTCAAAGTACTCCGAATAA
- the ahaH gene encoding ATP synthase archaeal subunit H: MAKDKILSEIKKAEQSAAKMVEEGLKNKSEHIMNARAEAREIIKEAETDATKSAQSALRSAEETIKQETKEIITNGKAAAGDISQKAEANVQKAVENLITEFERAIHA; this comes from the coding sequence ATGGCCAAAGACAAAATATTATCCGAAATAAAAAAAGCAGAACAAAGTGCGGCCAAAATGGTGGAGGAAGGGCTCAAAAACAAGAGCGAGCATATAATGAATGCTCGTGCTGAAGCCAGAGAGATCATCAAAGAGGCTGAAACTGATGCGACAAAGTCCGCACAGAGTGCACTGAGATCTGCTGAAGAAACAATCAAACAAGAAACTAAAGAGATTATCACTAACGGTAAAGCTGCAGCTGGAGACATTAGTCAAAAGGCTGAAGCTAACGTTCAAAAAGCCGTTGAGAATTTAATAACAGAATTCGAGAGGGCAATTCATGCTTAA
- a CDS encoding V-type ATP synthase subunit F: MELAVVGSSEFVTGFRLAGVKKIYEAKDDELESMVTKVLEDSEVGIFVMHGDDVNKLPEILRDTLSESVEPTVVTLGGTGESSNLREKIKQSVGVDLWK, from the coding sequence ATGGAATTAGCAGTAGTAGGTAGCAGCGAGTTTGTTACAGGATTCAGGCTGGCTGGTGTCAAAAAAATATACGAAGCCAAAGATGATGAGCTGGAATCCATGGTCACAAAGGTTCTCGAAGATTCCGAGGTTGGAATTTTTGTCATGCATGGCGATGATGTTAATAAGCTACCGGAAATTTTGAGAGACACTCTAAGTGAGTCTGTTGAGCCAACAGTCGTTACTCTCGGAGGAACTGGTGAAAGCTCAAACTTAAGGGAAAAAATAAAACAATCGGTAGGTGTAGATCTGTGGAAGTAA
- a CDS encoding polyprenyl synthetase family protein: MNIEEWEEYQHINDAMNDMINSMDDSSQMKSVVGHICRSGGKRVRPIILMLCSQICGSDSEEGINAALAIELIHSASLIHDDILDEGVIRRGVESAHKKYGPAAAMLAGDYMISKSIELISSYGAPVVRAFGRAGMAMAEGETIDIKSTTVTFEDDNYFDCIDKKTASLFAASATMGAYIAGADEATAELLKDYGEKLGIAYQIVDDILEYTESADDKRSDHESISLLQIYQKDMSRKQAVQKATEIAMEYVKMAKEILSNFEPSDARKKLIEITDYITIDMLPK; the protein is encoded by the coding sequence ATGAACATCGAAGAATGGGAAGAATACCAACATATCAACGATGCTATGAACGATATGATCAACAGTATGGACGATTCATCCCAGATGAAATCAGTAGTAGGCCATATTTGTAGATCAGGCGGCAAGAGAGTAAGACCAATTATATTGATGCTTTGTTCCCAAATATGCGGAAGTGACTCCGAAGAAGGAATTAATGCTGCCCTTGCGATCGAACTTATCCACTCAGCATCCCTAATACACGATGACATCCTTGACGAAGGAGTTATCAGGAGAGGTGTTGAATCCGCACACAAGAAATACGGACCCGCAGCTGCGATGCTTGCAGGCGACTATATGATCTCAAAGTCCATCGAGCTTATATCATCATATGGCGCCCCGGTAGTCAGGGCATTCGGAAGGGCAGGGATGGCAATGGCCGAAGGAGAGACCATTGACATAAAAAGCACAACCGTAACCTTTGAAGACGATAACTATTTTGACTGTATTGATAAGAAAACCGCATCCCTATTTGCTGCAAGTGCAACCATGGGTGCCTATATTGCAGGAGCGGATGAAGCTACAGCAGAACTCTTGAAAGACTACGGAGAGAAACTGGGAATAGCATACCAGATAGTAGATGACATTCTGGAATATACAGAAAGTGCAGATGATAAAAGATCAGACCACGAATCCATTTCCCTGCTACAAATATACCAGAAGGACATGAGCCGGAAGCAGGCTGTCCAAAAAGCAACTGAAATTGCAATGGAATATGTGAAAATGGCAAAAGAGATACTTTCTAATTTTGAACCGTCGGATGCAAGGAAGAAACTTATTGAGATCACCGACTACATAACTATTGATATGCTTCCAAAATAA